The Janthinobacterium tructae genome contains the following window.
ATCGTTCAGGGCGGCCTTGACGATTTGCGACATGCGGTTGCGGGCGCGGCTTTCATCGCCGCCGAAGCTGCGGAAATAGGTCTTCGGATTGACGATGCGCCACTTCACATACGCGTCAACGAGGATGTTCTTCTTCTCGGCCGTGATGAAGCGCTCCGGCTCCGGCGTGTCGAGCGTCAGGATGCGCTTGTCCAGGTAGATAACGTTCTGGAACGGCGGCGGCAGCTTGAAGTACAAGCCAGGTTCGCTGATCACGTCCTTGACTTCACCGAGGGCGAAGACGATAGCGTATTTACGCTGATCGACGACAAACACGGTCGAGGAAAGGAGCATGATCGCGATAAAGCCCGCGATCAGGGCGGCAACGATACGGTTCATTAGCGGCTCTCCCGTTCACGCGAAGAGCGGCTGTCGCGGCGCTGATTGACTTCTACTGTCGGCATGGCTTCCTGTGGTAAAACGGTGTTGGCTGCGGGTGTCGCGGCAGCACGGGCGGCAGCAGCGGCAGCATCGGTGGCAGCCGTCTGGGCGATCAACTTGTCGAGCGGCAGATACAGCAGATTGCTGCCCGTCTTGGCATCAACCATGACCTTGCTGGCACTGCTGAACACTTGCTGCATCGTTTCCAGGTACATGCGGTCGCGCGTGACGGCCGGCGCCTTCTGGTACTCAACCAGCACCTGCTTGAAGCGCGAGGCATTACCTTCGGAGTTCTCGGTCACCATGGCCCGGTAGGCCTCGGCTTCCTGCACCAGGCGGAATGCTGCGCCGCGTGCTTTTGGAATGACGTCGTTGGCGTAGGCCTGGCCTTCATTCTTCTGGCGCTCACGGTCCTGGCCTGCCTTGACGGCATCGTCGAAAGCGGCTTGCACCTGCTCTGGCGGCTGCACGGCCTGCATCGTCACGTTGTTGATCAACACGCCAGCCTTGTAACCTTCAAGAATTTGCTGCATCAATTTCTGCGTGTCGAATGCCACTTTTTCGCGGCCTTCATACAGCACGAAGTCCATCTTGCTGCGGCCGACCACTTCGCGGATCGCCGTCTCGGCGACTTGGCGCAAGGTGTCTTCCTGGTCGCGCAGGCTGAACAGCCAT
Protein-coding sequences here:
- the hflK gene encoding FtsH protease activity modulator HflK yields the protein MLVSLLKKTGLKLSLNDPRWGNRKDDGKKAQEGKKPGEGPPDLDQLWRDFNQRLNAFFGQKNRPDNGGNNNGGGSGPRPDMKGAGITAGVVGVIAVFIWLASGAFIVQEGQSGVVLTFGQYTRTAPAGLNWRWPYPFQTDETVNVSQVRTVEVGYRQSLRNKQASESLMLTDDENIIDIQFAVQYTLKDPVEWLFSLRDQEDTLRQVAETAIREVVGRSKMDFVLYEGREKVAFDTQKLMQQILEGYKAGVLINNVTMQAVQPPEQVQAAFDDAVKAGQDRERQKNEGQAYANDVIPKARGAAFRLVQEAEAYRAMVTENSEGNASRFKQVLVEYQKAPAVTRDRMYLETMQQVFSSASKVMVDAKTGSNLLYLPLDKLIAQTAATDAAAAAARAAATPAANTVLPQEAMPTVEVNQRRDSRSSRERESR